One window from the genome of Streptomyces sp. WZ-12 encodes:
- a CDS encoding glycosyltransferase 87 family protein: MTVLDPDQPADLRGPRPRAGALRRHPVAAAALACLISFTAFWIAQRLAHVSMVDLMVYRAEGETARDGKDLYDMVATSARLPNTYPPFAALLFIPLTFFGVPVMRTLATAGNLVLLVAVVHLSLRLVGRPRRLPPLAATLALSALLVWCEPVWTTLRYGQINLLLAVLVLWDLTRRDTNRWAGIGIGIAAGIKLTPALFAVFLALAGAVRAVRMLRSGAGWRAAWNPWLRQAAVATGTFCATALLSAVALPRDSHRFWTEIVFAADRVGEVEITANQSLRGVLARLLHTHDPGAAWLVLAALAAVAGLALAAAALLRGERAWATLTCAATALLISPISWSHHWVWSVPMLILLGSEALQRTGAAARRWWAATVAVGLLFCSFALWWVPHRWHQHEELHQNAGQMLLSAVYPLAGLILLALAAARLRRPVATPPISAPEAPSASTSASTSASASASGPPGR, translated from the coding sequence GTGACCGTGCTGGATCCGGACCAGCCCGCCGACCTCCGCGGCCCGCGCCCCCGCGCGGGCGCGCTCCGCCGCCACCCCGTGGCCGCGGCGGCGCTGGCCTGCCTGATCTCCTTCACCGCCTTCTGGATCGCGCAGCGGCTGGCGCACGTCTCGATGGTGGACCTCATGGTCTACCGCGCCGAGGGCGAGACGGCCCGCGACGGCAAGGACCTCTACGACATGGTGGCCACCTCCGCACGGCTGCCCAACACCTATCCGCCGTTCGCGGCGCTGCTGTTCATCCCGCTCACCTTCTTCGGCGTCCCAGTGATGCGCACCCTGGCCACGGCCGGGAACCTCGTGCTGCTCGTCGCCGTCGTCCACCTCTCCCTCCGTCTGGTCGGCCGGCCCCGGCGGCTCCCCCCGCTCGCCGCGACGCTGGCGCTGTCCGCGCTGCTGGTGTGGTGCGAACCGGTCTGGACGACGCTGCGCTACGGCCAGATCAACCTGCTGCTCGCCGTGCTGGTGCTGTGGGACCTGACCCGCCGGGACACCAACCGGTGGGCCGGCATCGGCATCGGCATCGCGGCCGGCATCAAGCTGACCCCGGCACTGTTCGCCGTCTTCCTCGCCCTGGCCGGCGCGGTCCGCGCCGTACGGATGCTGCGCTCAGGCGCCGGGTGGCGCGCCGCCTGGAACCCCTGGCTGCGGCAGGCCGCCGTCGCCACCGGAACGTTCTGCGCCACCGCCCTCCTCTCCGCGGTCGCGCTGCCGCGCGACTCGCACCGCTTCTGGACCGAGATCGTGTTCGCCGCCGACCGGGTCGGTGAGGTGGAGATCACCGCGAACCAGTCGCTGCGCGGCGTCCTGGCCCGGCTGCTGCACACCCACGACCCTGGTGCCGCCTGGCTCGTCCTGGCCGCGCTGGCGGCCGTCGCCGGGCTGGCGTTGGCCGCCGCGGCGCTGCTCCGCGGCGAACGCGCCTGGGCGACCCTCACCTGCGCCGCCACCGCCCTGCTGATCAGCCCTATCTCCTGGTCGCACCACTGGGTGTGGAGCGTCCCGATGCTGATCCTGCTGGGCTCCGAGGCACTGCAGCGCACCGGCGCCGCGGCCCGCCGCTGGTGGGCGGCGACCGTGGCGGTGGGGCTGCTGTTCTGCTCGTTCGCGCTGTGGTGGGTGCCGCACCGCTGGCACCAGCACGAGGAACTCCACCAGAACGCCGGCCAGATGCTGCTCTCCGCGGTCTACCCGCTGGCCGGTCTCATCCTGCTGGCGCTGGCCGCGGCCCGGCTCAGGCGACCGGTCGCCACTCCCCCGATATCCGCTCCCGAAGCCCCGTCCGCGTCCACGTCTGCGTCCACGTCTGCCTCCGCATCCGCGTCCGGTCCTCCCGGTCGGTGA